A genomic region of Aspergillus oryzae RIB40 DNA, chromosome 1 contains the following coding sequences:
- a CDS encoding uncharacterized protein (uridine permease/thiamine transporter/allantoin transport) yields MFESGKEMSIYRVINRCLSDFCLVAIAANDGHEGGRDDAADLSVLMTSSFPYRGTSHSLMHTNPPGFPSLSFISSSCYPLGVSGTLSPATSDNGGPLASLACLRTLPDSTRANIPPAYWISDAFNAATWQFASSMMAVGLGWSDAVIIVAISFFIISFVIAGNGAVGAIYHVPFPVIARASWGFWGSYIAIVSRVILALFWFAIQNVNGANAVRAMIGAIWPSFLTLENDIPEDQGITTNGMVSYLIFWLVQFPFLCIHPNKLRWLFMVKSVLVPIAWIAIFIWAFVAESGGGLLHQKATVSGSKYSWLFLANMTSVLGNYATLSVNQSDFSRYSRVTAKWQLLYIPMLPIIFTFLSFIGIVASSAGQARYGGSIPWDPIDLISNWSSRACRFFAAFSFALAALGVNISANSLSAANDLTALAPGYINLRRGQIICGLLSWGLVPWKILVSAGNFLNFMSAYAIFLGPIAGIMLFDFWVLKERKYDTLALYQRENRTYGYGGWGVNWRAVVAFVVGVAPNLPGLINSVNSEIDVGVGVHPYQFGWLLGFVATSLVYVVVSLVFPARESLVDVAVMPEEVYDAREREDGDGSLDSQEKVMREKVEA; encoded by the exons TATCAACAGATGCTTATCAGACTTTTGCCTCGTGGCCATAGCGGCCAATGACGGGCACGAAGGGGGCCGGGATGATGCTGCAGACTTATCAGTCTTGATGACCTCCTCATTTCCTTATCGGGGCACGTCCCATAGCCTCATGCATACTAATCCCCCCGGATTTCCTTCCCTGTCATTTATCTCAAGCTCATGCTACCCTCTCGGAGTCTCCGGG ACCCTGTCCCCCGCCACCTCCGACAATGGGGGCCCATTAGCTTCATTGGCATGTCTCAGAACCCTCCCAGATAGTACCAGGGCTAACATTCCACCAGCATACTGGATCTCCGACGCCTTCAACGCCGCCACCTGGCAATTCGCCAGTAGCATGATGGCCGTAGGCCTCGGCTGGAGCGAcgccgtcatcatcgtcgccatctccttcttcatcatctcatTCGTCATCGCCGGAAATGGCGCCGTGGGCGCCATCTACCACGTCCCGTTCCCTGTCATCGCCCGCGCCAGCTGGGGCTTCTGGGGCTCGTACATCGCCATCGTGTCGCGGGTCATCCTGGCGCTGTTCTGGTTTGCCATTCAGAATGTTAACGGTGCTAATGCTGTGCGGGCTATGATCGGGGCTATTTGGCCTAGTTTCCTTACGTTGGAGAACGATATCCCTGAGGATCAGGGTATTACTACGAATGGGATGGTGTCGTACTTGATCTTCTGGCTGGTGCAGTTCCCGTTCCTGTGTATTCATCCGAATAAACTCCGGTGGTTGTTTATGGTGAAATCCGTGCTGGTGCCGATTGCCTGGATCGCGATCTTTATATGGGCGTTTGTCGCCGAAAGTGGTGGAGGATTACTCCACCAGAAAGCGACGGTGTCGGGGTCGAAATACAGCTGGCTGTTTCTCGCCAATATGACCAGTGTACTAGGGAACTATGCAACACTCAGCGTCAACCAG TCCGACTTCTCGCGCTACTCCCGCGTCACCGCAAAATGGCAACTCCTCTACATCCCCATGCTCCCCATaatcttcaccttcctctccttcatcggcATCGTGGCCTCCAGCGCCGGCCAAGCCCGCTACGGCGGCTCCATCCCCTGGGACCCCATCGACCTAATCAGCAACTGGAGCAGTCGCGCCTGCCGATTCTTCGCCGCCTTCAGCTTCGCCCTCGCCGCCCTGGGCGTGAACATCTCCGCCAACTCCCTCTCCGCGGCTAACGACCTGACGGCCCTCGCACCGGGGTATATCAATCTCCGGCGCGGGCAGATCATCTGCGGGCTATTGTCTTGGGGCTTGGTTCCGTGGAAGATACTGGTCTCGGCGGGGAATTTTCTCAATTTCATGTCTGCTTATGCTATCTTCCTGGGGCCTATTGCGGGGATTATGTTGTTTGATTTTTGGGTGCTTAAGGAGAGGAAATATGATACTTTGGCGTTGTATCAGCGGGAGAATAGGACTTATGGGTATGGGGGTTGGGGGGTGAATTGGAGGGCTGTGGTTGCTTTTGTGGTGGGTGTTGCGCCGAACTTGCCCGGGTTGATTAATTCCGTTAATAGTGAGATTGACGTGGGTGTCGGTGTGCATCCATATCAGTTTGGATGGCTTTTGGGGTTTGTGGCGACGAGTCTTGTGTATGTTGTTGTTTCGTTGGTGTTTCCGGCTAGGGAGTCCCTGGTGGACGTGGCGGTTATGCCGGAGGAGGTTTATGATGCTAGGGAGAGGGAGGACGGGGATGGAAGTTTGGATAGTCAGGAGAAGgtgatgagagagaaggtTGAGGCTTag
- a CDS encoding phosphotransferase family protein (predicted protein): MRSEVATLQFLRQTKVTAPKVFDYGPHGQTLVGVGYILMEKLPGKSLRWSLASPEQRGEVMDQLADIYIELISFPFDNMGSLDRPGTNHIGPFARESLTHYDDSQMILLGPCSNPRDNLRASIELNLELIRKGESCAGREIDAYLVHRFLLDCISEVLLYHRFDDGQFYLRHADDKGDHILIDDDYNITGIIDWEWAYAAPISEAFKSPIMLLPVADSYNGVNCIGEDELTFASILEEKGNKGLAAIVRNGRLLHRF; the protein is encoded by the coding sequence ATGCGAAGCGAAGTTGCAACTCTTCAGTTTCTAAGGCAGACAAAAGTCACTGCCCCTAAGGTGTTCGATTACGGTCCCCATGGGCAGACTCTTGTTGGAGTCGGATACATCCTTATGGAAAAGCTCCCGGGAAAGTCACTGCGCTGGTCTCTTGCCTCTCCAGAGCAAAGGGGGGAAGTTATGGACCAGCTcgcggatatatatattgaattgatatcatttccctttGATAATATGGGGTCTTTGGACCGACCGGGGACTAATCACATTGGGCCTTTCGCACGAGAATCACTGACGCACTATGATGACTCGCAGATGATTCTTCTCGGACCTTGCAGTAATCCTAGGGACAATCTCCGTGCTAGCATTGAACTCAACCTGGAGTTGATTaggaaaggggaaagctGCGCAGGACGTGAGATAGATGCATACCTAGTCCATCGCTTTCTATTAGATTGCATTTCTGAAGTTTTGCTATACCATAGGTTTGACGACGGACAATTCTACTTGAGACATGCAGACGACAAAGGTGACCACATCCTTATCGATGATGACTATAATATCACGGGTATTATCGACTGGGAATGGGCTTACGCCGCACCCATATCGGAAGCCTTTAAATCCCCTATTATGCTTCTTCCCGTTGCTGATTCTTACAATGGAGTCAACTGCATTGGCGAGGATGAATTAACATTTGCAAGCATACTGGAGGAGAAAGGCAACAAAGGTCTTGCAGCAATAGTGAGAAACGGGCGCCTGCTTCATCGGTTCTAG
- a CDS encoding uncharacterized protein (GATA-4/5/6 transcription factors), with translation MSGLTLGRGPGGVRPTQTATFTTHHPSADADRSSNNLPPTSSQLSDDFSFGSPLSPADSQAHDGLLQDSLFPEWGSGAPRPGIDSPDEMQRQDPLATQIWKLYSRTKAQLPNQERMENLTWRMMAMSLKRKERERAQQSMFPARRGSAGPSGIAQLRISDPPVATGNPQSTDLTADPMNLDDFIVPFESPSDHPSPSAVKISDSTASAAIPIKSRKDQLRDSTPVPASFHHPAQDQRKNSEFGYVPRRVRKTSIDERQFFSLQVPTRKRPAESSPQVPPVSNSMLAHDPDLASGVPDYALDAPSSAFGFHQGNHHPVNHHNHTSPGAPFGLDTFGLGDDPILPSAGPYQSQFTFSPSESPMASGHPFANLYSHTPVASSLNSTDFFSPPPSGYQSTASTPQPTYDGDHSVYFDMPSGDARTQRRIPNYISHRSNLSASLQPRYMFNQNNHEQASSSTVHSPSYPIPQPQHVDPTQVLNATNYSTGNSHHTGAMFSFGADSDNEDDDGHQLSERAGLAMPTEYGDEDGFSSGMQWDGQFPGSFHSLPGFGPQHRKHVTIGSTDMMDTPEEWNHGGSLGRTHGSVASVSEVRNREQDPRRQKIARTTSTPNTAQLLRQSMHSNNNTSHTSPNTPPESALSSAVPSRPASPGGSKNGDQGSNGPTTCTNCFTQTTPLWRRNPEGQPLCNACGLFLKLHGVVRPLSLKTDVIKKRNRSSANSLAVGTSRASKKTARKNSVQQASVTTPTSSRAQNGTSFESPPAGFSAAAGRSNGVVPIAAAPPKAAPSAAASPSTGQTRNPIQAAPKRQRRLEKATEMETDEANKSAGGRSKVVPLAPAMPPAAANPANHSIAGGQGASQEWEWLTMSL, from the exons ATGTCCGGGTTAACCCTCGGGCGAGGCCCTGGGGGCGTGCGACCGACTCAAACCGCAACTTTTACCACCCACCACCCGTCCGCCGATGCTGACCGCTCCTCCAACAACCTCCCCCCTACCTCCTCGCAGCTGTCCGATGACTTTTCTTTCGGTTCCCCTCTGAGCCCCGCCGACTCACAGGCCCATGACGGCCTACTTCAGGACTCCCTCTTCCCTGAATGGGGGTCTGGTGCGCCTCGACCCGGCATTGACAGTCCGGATGAGATGCAGAGGCAAGATCCGCTAGCGACTCAAATATGGAAGCTCTATTCTAGGACCAAGGCCCAGTTGCCCAACCAGGAGCGTATGGAAAACCTGACCTGGCGGATGATGGCGATGAGTTTGAAACGTAAGGAGCGGGAACGTGCTCAACAGTCCAT GTTTCCTGCGAGACGCGGTAGCGCTGGCCCCAGTGGTATCGCTCAACTGCGCATTTCCGACCCGCCCGTTGCCACCGGTAACCCTCAGTCAACCGACCTGACCGCCGACCCTATGAACCTCGACGATTTCATCGTGCCCTTCGAATCTCCTTCGGACCACCCCTCGCCCAGTGCCGTCAAGATTTCCGACTCCACGGCGTCCGCGGCCATTCCCATCAAGTCCCGGAAAGACCAGCTGAGAGATTCTACCCCGGTGCCGGCCTCGTTCCACCATCCGGCTCAGGATCAACGGAAGAACAGTGAATTTGGCTACGTCCCCCGTCGCGTGCGCAAGACGAGTATCGACGAGCGTCAATTTTTCTCACTGCAGGTGCCGACCCGAAAGCGACCGGCCGAATCCTCGCCCCAGGTACCCCCCGTTTCCAACTCGATGTTGGCCCACGATCCGGACCTCGCTTCCGGCGTGCCCGATTATGCCTTGGACGCCCCGTCCTCGGCCTTTGGCTTCCATCAGGGTAACCACCATCCGGTCAATCATCACAACCACACCTCCCCCGGGGCACCGTTTGGCTTGGATACGTTCGGCCTGGGAGATGATCCAATCTTGCCCTCCGCGGGCCCCTACCAGTCGCAATTCACCTTCTCACCCAGCGAGTCTCCGATGGCCTCCGGTCATCCGTTTGCGAACCTCTATTCGCATACCCCGGTGGCTTCGTCCCTCAACTCGACGGatttcttctctccaccgccaTCAGGCTACCAGTCCACGGCATCCACGCCGCAGCCCACCTACGACGGGGACCATTCCGTTTATTTCGATATGCCGTCGGGCGACGCGCGCACCCAGCGCCGCATTCCGAACTATATTTCGCATCGGTCCAACTTGTCTGCTTCGCTGCAGCCTCGGTATATGTTCAACCAGAACAACCATGAACAGGCCAGTTCGTCGACGGTGCATTCGCCGAGCTACCCCATTCCCCAGCCGCAACATGTGGACCCCACTCAGGTGTTGAACGCCACCAATTACTCGACCGGCAACTCCCACCATACCGGCGCCATGTTTTCATTTGGAGCCGATTCAGAtaacgaggatgacgatggtcaTCAGCTGTCCGAGCGGGCTGGTCTGGCGATGCCGACTGAATATGGGGACGAGGACGGGTTCTCGTCGGGCATGCAGTGGGATGGGCAGTTCCCGGGCTCCTTCCATTCGCTGCCGGGCTTTGGCCCTCAACATCGCAAGCATGTTACCATCGGGTCCACGGACATGATGGACACCCCCGAGGAGTGGAATCACGGTGGCAGTTTGGGTCGGACTCATGGGTCGGTGGCTTCGGTCAGTGAGGTGCGCAACCGAGAGCAGGACCCTCGCCGGCAGAAGATTGCCCGCACCACGTCCACCCCCAATACGGCCCAGCTGTTGCGCCAAAGCATGCACTCTAATAACAATACGTCTCATACCTCCCCTAATACGCCGCCCGAGTCCGCCCTGAGCAGCGCAGTTCCGTCCCGCCCGGCCAGTCCCGGGGGCAGCAAGAACGGCGACCAAGGCAGCAACGGACCGACCACCTGCACGAACTGCTTCACTCAAACCACTCCGCTGTGGCGTCGGAACCCAGAGGGCCAGCCACTGTGCAATGCCTGCGGGTTGTTTTTGAAATTGCACGGTGTCGTGCGCCCTCTGTCCCTGAAAACGGACGTTATCAAAAAGCGCAACCGTAGCAGTGCCAACAGCTTGGCGGTTGGGACCTCCCGTgcgtcgaagaagacagccCGCAAGAACTCGGTGCAGCAAGCATCCGTCACGACTCCGACATCAAGCCGCGCTCAGAATGGGACTTCCTTCGAATCCCCGCCCGCCGGCTTTAGTGCTGCCGCGGGACGGTCGAATGGGGTGGTACCCATTGCCGCCGCTCCTCCGAAGGCAGCTCCCTCCGCAGCCGCCTCCCCTAGCACGGGCCAGACCCGCAACCCGATCCAGGCTGCCCCGAAACGTCAACGACGGCTGGAAAAGGCCACGGAGATGGAAACGGACGAGGCTAACAAGTCCGCGGGAGGCCGATCCAAGGTGGTGCCTCTGGCACCCGCCATGCCACCGGCAGCAGCCAATCCGGCGAACCATAGTATTGCCGGAGGCCAAGGGGCTAGTCAGGAATGGGAGTGGTTGACGATGAGTCTGTAA
- a CDS encoding IPI1/TEX10 family protein (predicted protein), producing MGSSAKKKKEKQKDFTKAKLKVGKAKGKPENFTDTSFKSKGIVLNQQSLTLNAPTSNTQFTHHVSLLSSKSDSQRRDSLAHLTTSISSRPVNSPLPQPVSVILPTLLPLILDANTGVRTQLLKLFRALPQSDIRDHVPQLLPYIRAGMTHLAADIRVSAVEVLSWLIDVAGTEVVSSAGGWIKTLNCFLSVLGWHTEESAKWSANRASFGKSGAKGQPMMKVLTVLAEFLNAGIGAPANEAQDVDMLGSGGVAGWEFPLCQTAVHMVPDTAAPYAYLNLFGQPRDEEGEMYETWEDRYRVFSNRFLRAIQRGLENARQEGGEMGRASSGASKVLKEAVAYGTGIADRDIVSSHDSTSRGTSIHDLEPKE from the exons ATGGGATCCAGcgcgaagaaaaagaaggaaaagcagaaagactTCACA AAAGCCAAACTTAAAGTCGGCAAAGCCAAAGGCAAGCCCGAGAACTTCACCGATACCAGCTTCAAATCGAAAG GAATCGTCCTAAACCAACAATCCCTAACCTTAAATGCTCCAACCTCGAACACACAATTCACACACCACGTCTCCCTCCTCAGCTCCAAATCCGACTCCCAACGCCGCGACTCCCTCGCCCACCTAACAACCTCCATCAGCTCGCGACCTGTCAACTCTCCCCTCCCGCAACCAGTCAGCGTCATTCTACCCACCCTCCTCCCTCTAATCCTCGACGCAAACACGGGCGTCCGCACCCAACTCCTCAAACTCTTCCGCGCCCTCCCACAATCCGACATCCGAGACCATGTCCCCCAGCTCCTCCCCTACATCCGCGCCGGCATGACCCATCTCGCAGCCGACATCCGCGTCTCAGCCGTGGAAGTCCTCTCCTGGCTCATCGATGTAGCCGGCACAGAAGTGGTCTCCAGCGCCGGCGGCTGGATCAAGACACTCAATTGCTTCCTCTCCGTCCTGGGCTGGCACACAGAGGAATCGGCCAAGTGGTCTGCAAACCGCGCCTCGTTCGGAAAATCAGGCGCCAAGGGCCAGCCAATGATGAAGGTGTTGACTGTTCTAGCCGAGTTCTTGAACGCGGGCATTGGCGCGCCGGCCAATGAAGCGCAGGATGTGGATATGCTGGGATCTGGGGGTGTGGCAGGGTGGGAGTTTCCCCTCTGTCAGACGGCTGTGCATATGGTCCCTGATACGGCGGCGCCGTATGCTTATTTGAATCTGTTTGGACAGCCACGGGACGAGGAGGGCGAGATGTATGAGACTTGGGAGGATCGGTACCGGGTCTTTTCGAATCGGTTCTTGCGGGCTATTCAGCGGGGACTGGAGAACGCGAGGCAGGAGGGAGGTGAGATGGGGAGGGCTAGTTCGGGGGCGAGTAAGGTGTTGAAGGAGGCTGTTGCTTATGGGACGGGGATTGCG GACCGCGATATTGTATCCTCCCACGACAGCACCTCACGAGGAACAAGTATTCATGATTTGGAACCAAAAGAATAG
- a CDS encoding UDP-N-acetylmuramate--L-alanine ligase (UDP-N-acetylmuramate-alanine ligase), translating into MLSTDLKEALRYESPAHMPGFPPSISPIHFGCIGGHGQSAIALILLKLGYVVQGSDIKESDNVVRLRAAGATVFIGHDKDQLGSAKLVVASTAATKNKTNVEVDAARDRRIPVIHRSEMLASLMRHHKSIAISGSHGKSTTTSMVAGMLEAGGLSPTTISGAVVTQYGSNAHMGSGHWMVVEADESDGTMVRLPALISVVTNIDSDHITFYGTQEKTRATFAQFVRNVPFYGLAVLCIDDPGVRKILPEVQDRNIVTYGVSEDADVRAENVEYNPQDSTFVLSVRDRRDGTRRVVGSIVLNVLGLHNVQNALATTAIALELSIELESIRYALGSFQGTNRRYIHVGEANGIQIIDDFGTHPAEIKATQTMAKQAGARRVIAVYQPTVVVRNVEAWLEEYPAAFEESAHIIIGQADGVEVDPVPTGEARETLVQYLHSHGREDAISMPDPSALPELVSRLGQEGDFVVCMGFRSSTLWARALAGQLKALGTPRMKGGQ; encoded by the coding sequence ATGCTCTCTACAGACCTGAAGGAAGCTCTTCGCTACGAGAGCCCCGCGCACATGCCTGGGTTCCCACCCTCTATTAGCCCGATTCATTTTGGTTGCATCGGAGGACACGGCCAGTCGGCGATCGCTTTGATCCTGTTGAAATTGGGATATGTTGTTCAAGGAAGCGATATCAAAGAAAGCGACAATGTCGTCCGATTGCGGGCCGCAGGCGCAACAGTATTTATTGGCCATGACAAAGACCAGCTCGGCTCTGCAAAGCTCGTGGTCGCATCAACCGCGGCAACGAAGAACAAAACCAATGTTGAGGTTGACGCTGCTCGAGACCGACGGATCCCGGTCATCCACAGATCCGAAATGTTGGCCTCGTTGATGCGCCATCACAAGTCCATTGCAATTAGCGGCAGTCATGGCAAGAGTACGACGACTAGCATGGTTGCGGGCATGCTAGAAGCCGGCGGGCTGTCCCCGACAACGATATCCGGTGCGGTCGTCACGCAGTATGGCAGCAATGCTCACATGGGCTCCGGTCACTGGATGGTTGTGGAAGCCGATGAAAGCGATGGCACAATGGTCCGGCTTCCTGCTCTGATTTCGGTGGTAACGAATATTGACAGTGACCATATAACATTTTATGGCACACAGGAGAAGACCCGAGCAACATTTGCTCAGTTCGTACGGAATGTGCCATTCTATGGACTCGCGGTCCTTTGCATCGACGATCCGGGAGTTCGCAAAATCCTCCCCGAGGTTCAAGATCGCAACATCGTCACCTACGGGGTTTCAGAAGATGCAGATGTCCGTGCAGAGAACGTCGAATACAACCCGCAAGACTCGACCTTCGTCCTGTCCGTTAGAGACCGACGGGATGGAACTCGTCGAGTTGTTGGATCTATAGTCTTGAATGTTCTGGGATTACATAACGTCCAAAACGCGTTAGCCACTACTGCCATTGCACTTGAGCTCAGCATTGAACTGGAAAGCATCCGTTATGCTTTGGGAAGCTTCCAGGGAACAAATCGCCGTTACATCCACGTAGGGGAAGCAAACGGCATCCAAATCATCGACGATTTCGGCACACACCCTGCCGAGATAAAGGCGACACAAACGATGGCAAAGCAAGCGGGTGCGCGCAGAGTCATTGCTGTCTACCAGCCTACTGTTGTAGTGAGAAACGTGGAAGCATGGCTGGAGGAATATCCGGCGGCTTTCGAAGAGTCGGCacacatcatcatcggccAGGCAGACGGGGTTGAGGTTGATCCAGTCCCAACGGGCGAGGCACGGGAGACACTTGTTCAATACCTGCACTCCCACGGGCGTGAGGATGCGATCTCAATGCCCGACCCATCTGCTCTCCCAGAGCTCGTGTCTCGCTTGGGGCAGGAAGGTGATTTCGTGGTGTGCATGGGCTTCCGTAGCTCAACTCTCTGGGCACGAGCATTGGCAGGTCAATTGAAAGCGCTGGGAACCCCGAGGATGAAAGGCGGCCAATAA